In Stigmatopora argus isolate UIUO_Sarg chromosome 17, RoL_Sarg_1.0, whole genome shotgun sequence, the following are encoded in one genomic region:
- the ppp1r16a gene encoding protein phosphatase 1 regulatory subunit 16A, translating to MAADHGELLAEMATIGRLNATERLKHAQRRRAQQLKVWSHEEKESARSSKAKADKKKRTRKVNFSSAITLLDATSRNDLDEVRELLNNGVSPDLVNEDGLTALHQCCIDDFVGVVQCLLDAGACVNACDSELWTPLHAAATCGHIGLVQLLIQAGADLIAVNADGNMPYDLCEDEGTLELLEMIMAEQGITQVQIDERRGAKEGAMLADIKALIQNGTDLNSQDDNGTTLLHIASANGYLSVAELLLEHKAQVELKDCDGWTPLHAASCWGQIQMVELLVGHEASLDAKSVLEETPLDVCMDEEVRAKLMDLKHKHDAIMKSQDRQKGTLQKRASSTGSRGKVVRRVSVNERSSLYRREHHKEAMVWQERGRQPEPQDDDEDRLTDNELHQHTGVGTSSQANEPNATITNTVSSLGNGGTDVSLASSVPGENWSEGGRMERSAIYHLNPVSGPTEKERSDNMSREKCHHTLADLKRQRAAAKLNKYPAPPPPLTPPIEEETPSVPSEITTSPLAQQTPPSGVSEQAALPSQVFFTPASGDPPLLKLRAPEEDQSTKEPCCGLM from the exons ATGGCGGCCGACCACGGTGAGTTGCTGGCTGAGATGGCCACCATTGGGCGACTGAATGCCACTGAACGCCTCAAACATGCGCAGAGGCGGCGTGCTCAACAGTTAAAGGTGTGGAGCCATGAGGAAAAGGAATCAGCGCGAAGTTCGAAGGCTAAAGCAGATAAGAAGAAACGTACAAGAAAAGTCAACTTCTCCAGTGCCATCACCCTTCTTGATGCAACTTCGCGCAATGACCTGGATGAGG TGAGGGAGTTGCTTAACAATGGCGTGAGCCCTGACCTGGTCAATGAAGACGGACTGACGGCTCTCCATCAG TGCTGCATCGATGACTTTGTGGGTGTAGTGCAGTGCCTACTGGACGCAGGGGCCTGCGTCAATGCCTGTGACAGTGAGCTGTGGACACCGCTGCATGCTGCTGCCACTTGTGGACACATTGGGCTGGTGCAGCTCCTTATTCAAGC TGGAGCCGACCTGATTGCCGTCAATGCAGATGGAAACATGCCTTATGACCTCTGCGAGGATGAGGGCACTCTCGAACTCCTGGAGATGATCATGGCTGAACAGG GGATAACACAGGTTCAAATCGATGAACGGAGAGGAGCTAAAGAGGGGGCAATGCTTGCTGACATCAAAGCATTAATTCAGAATGGAACGGATTTAAACAGTCAGGATGATAATGGAACAACACTG CTGCATATTGCATCTGCCAACGGGTACCTGTCTGTGGCGGAGCTGCTGCTGGAGCACAAGGCTCAGGTGGAGTTAAAGGACTGTGATGGCTGGACACCATTGCATGCTGCTTCCTGCTGGGGACAA ATCCAGATGGTGGAGCTGTTGGTGGGCCATGAAGCCAGCCTAGATGCAAAGTCTGTCCTAGAAGAGACACCCCTTG atgtgtGCATGGACGAAGAGGTCAGAGCCAAACTAATGGACCTCAAGCACAAGCACGACGCCATCATGAAAAGCCAGGACCGTCAAAAGGGCACCTTGCAAAAACGAGCATCTAGTACCGGCAGCAGAGG GAAAGTGGTGCGTCGTGTCAGTGTGAACGAGCGCTCCAGCTTGTACAGGCGAGAGCATCACAAAGAGGCCATGGTGTGGCAAGAGAGGGGCCGTCAGCCCGAACCACAAGATGATGACGAGGACCGTCTCACCGACAATGAGCTTCATCAACAC ACTGGAGTCGGGACCTCGTCACAAGCCAATGAACCAAATGCAACCATCACTAATACCGTCTCAAGCCTAGGCAATGGAGGAACTGACGTTTCTCTGGCCTCCTCTGTCCCTGGAGAGAACTGGAGCGAGGGAGGTCGGATGGAACGCAGCGCCATCTACCATCTCAACCCAGTATCAGGGCCCACGGAGAAAGAACGCTCGGACAATATGAGTCGGGAAAAATGTCATCACACTTTGGCCGACCTGAAACGGCAGCGGGCTGCAGCAAAGCTCAATAAGTACCCTGCACCTCCGCCACCTTTGACTCCACCCATCGAAGAGGAGACCCCTTCCGTTCCCTCTGAGATAACTACCAGTCCACTGGCGCAGCAGACTCCCCCATCGGGGGTTTCAGAGCAAGCTGCATTGCCTAGCCAGGTGTTCTTCACCCCAGCTAGTGGAGATCCTCCACTATTGAAACTACGAGCTCCCGAGGAGGACCAGTCTACCAAGGAGCCTTGCTGCGGACTGATGTAG
- the foxh1 gene encoding forkhead box protein H1 → MTKHWPEHNLMAPPALSQLGVQHLDHWDPQSPTRMITQHRPSRFEKPAMAHPPQEPPGGAFLEDPGAPEPPHGSARNADPKSEAAPRGAGSGARGGKKKNYQRYPKPPYSYLAMIAMVIQRSPEKKLTLSEILKEISTLFPFFKGNYKGWRDSVRHNLSSYDCFVKVLKDPSKPQGKGNFWAVELSCVPMELLKRQNTAVSRQDETIFAQDLAPYIMQGHKPESEPTPPADPTNTLPPMCQRNTSPPQEDLFRPKLDSSFAIDSLLHSLHPNSGSGDADVGMRDCWGEPEHPKLSPPTRPRYASSARSVSASSASPASTSSSSSEEDWNGMSLHGKRLPPDGQAGTIGYEEYKPPLHKSARRDGTAAPWELPTSYAKYAPPNAVAPPSMRFNGGPLMPLHGGLPLYSYGSSHVPPGHFLSPTYWPMLPSGRVSVQPPPLIMDLDNMLQSVPPNKSVFDALMAPNQNTHYQPPSQYTLQNGSSLNRYHQY, encoded by the exons ATGACAAAGCACTGGCCGGAGCACAACCTGATGGCACCACCCGCTCTCTCCCAGCTCGGGGTGCAGCACCTTGACCACTGGGACCCCCAGTCTCCGACTCGAATGATCACCCAGCATCGGCCATCGAGATTCGAGAAGCCCGCAATGGCGCACCCGCCGCAGGAGCCCCCCGGGGGAGCCTTCCTGGAGGACCCCGGAGCACCCGAGCCACCACACGGGAGCGCCCGCAACGCCGACCCGAAATCCGAAGCCGCTCCCCGGGGTGCGGGGAGCGGTGCAAGAGGGGGCAAGAAGAAAAACTATCAGCGTTACCCCAAACCACCTTACTCGTACCTTGCCATGATTGCCATGGTGATTCAGCGCTCTCCAGAGAAAAAGCTGACTTTATCCGAG ATTCTGAAGGAGATCAGCACCCTCTTTCCATTCTTCAAGGGGAATTACAAAGGCTGGAGGGATTCTGTTAGACACAACCTCTCTTCATATGACTGTTTTGTTAAG GTGTTAAAAGATCCTAGCAAGCCTCAGGGCAAAGGTAACTTCTGGGCCGTGGAGCTGAGCTGCGTTCCTATGGAGCTCTTAAAGAGACAGAACACGGCCGTGTCACGCCAGGATGAGACCATCTTTGCTCAGGATCTGGCCCCTTACATTATGCAGGGACACAAACCAGAATCTGAGCCAACTCCACCCGCTGACCCGACGAACACCCTACCTCCCATGTGTCAAAGGAATACCTCCCCACCCCAAGAGGACTTGTTCCGACCCAAGCTGGATTCATCATTTGCTATCGACTCTTTGCTGCACAGCCTTCACCCCAATAGTGGCTCGGGCGATGCGGACGTAGGCATGAGAGACTGTTGGGGTGAGCCCGAGCACCCCAAGTTATCGCCCCCCACGCGCCCCCGCTATGCCTCTTCTGCCCGCAGTGTTTCCGCTAGCTCAGCTAGCCCGGCCTCCACCTCTTCGTCTTCATCAGAGGAAGACTGGAATGGAATGTCCCTACACGGGAAGCGTCTCCCACCTGACGGACAAGCTGGAACAATCGGTTACGAGGAATATAAACCTCCGCTACATAAGTCAGCACGACGGGATGGTACCGCGGCTCCTTGGGAGCTGCCCACCTCTTATGCAAAATACGCGCCGCCCAATGCGGTCGCCCCGCCAAGCATGCGATTCAACGGCGGGCCTCTGATGCCACTACATGGCGGACTTCCTCTTTACAGCTATGGGAGCTCCCATGTGCCGCCTGGTCATTTTCTGAGCCCTACTTACTGGCCCATGCTTCCCAGCGGACGGGTTTCCGTTCAACCACCTCCCCTCATCATGGACTTGGACAACATGCTGCAGTCTGTGCCACCGAATAAAAGTGTGTTTGATGCACTAATGGCACCCAATCAAAACACACATTACCAACCACCCAGTCAGTACACATTGCAGAATGGATCGTCCCTAAACCGGTACCATCAGTATTGA